A region of the Flavobacteriaceae bacterium MAR_2010_188 genome:
CTTCATGCTCAATGTCTATTTCCTTTAGGAGTTGCCCCAGGCCAGTGCCGAGAATAATCCCAACTTCAGGTTTGTCAAATCCTTTACTTATTAAATATTTTGAAGTTTCTTCTATTTGTCTAATCATGAAATGTGCTCTAAAATTTTTTGTAATTCTTTGTTCGAACTAAAGTAGTTTGAAGACTTTAAATCTTCAAGTGTATCTATGTCGTTCAATTCTTGCAACAAAATAACTTTGCTATTTTGAAGGTCTTTCAAGGTTGAATCTAAAACGGAATCTGTTCCCCATTCCTTATTTATAAAAATGGAATAGTACATATCTTTCAGTGCCAGCAGATAGTAACCGCCGTCTAACGCTGGTCCTAGAACAACATCATTTTGGTCTAGTTTATCGTAGGCATCGGTAACCAAATCGGACTTTAAGTCGAGCAAATCGCTTCCTATTATACAGATTTTTTCATATCCCATCACTAGGAGCTCAGTAAAGGCATTCGCCATTTTGTCTCCTAAATCATTGCCTCTTTGCAATTTTTTTCTGAAAAGGTCATCGCTCCAGATATCACCTTTTTTAATATGCTCTGAATAAAAAACATAGCGGTCTGCCTTTATAGAAGTGGCAACATTTGCAGTATGTTTCAGTAAGAATTTGTAAATCGAAAGAGCAGTTTCGTCGCCCACAGATTTAGCTAGTCGGGTTTTACATTTGCCCAATTCCGGATTTCGGGTAAAGATTATAAGCGCTTTTTTTGAAGTTGGAAAGTAGAAATCTTGAAGCATTTCATTCTCTCCATTAGAATCCTTTAAATTAAATAGACCCATTAGTTCACGGATTTACCTTTTTTTAACCACTTTTCCCATTCGCGTGAAAAGGTGTGGACCTTTTCGGTTTCTTGTTCATTTAAGTCTAGAACAGGAAGGTCGTTATTTTTCCATTCAAAGATACCGCCATAGAGGTTAAATACGTTGTAATACCCAGCTTTTTTTAGCTTATTGGCAATGTTCTCCGAACGTATGCCAATTGTACAATAGACTACAATTTTCTGGTCTTTATCTGTTAGAAGATTTGTGAGATTATCGATTTCAAAAGAATTATAGCCAACAAAAACAGCGTTGGGAATATGACTCACATTGTATTCTTCAGTTTCTCTCGCGTCCAAAATGATGGCGCCAGTCTTCGGCATCGCCAGTTCGTTAACACTAATGTAAGGCACAAGATGCTCATTATGTACATTAAGAAGTTGTGAAAGCTTGTCCTGACCTTGGGAGCTAAAACTTAGCAATGACATAAAGATGAAGGCTAGAACCTTCAAATTAAGTGTAGGTGTATATGAAAGGGAAGATTTCATCTTAAGTTACACTACCTTGACAGCTACTTCCTGCGCCAGCGGTGCATCCGTAACAATGTTGTGAAATCACAATGTCCCTTCCTTCCAAAAGCTCTTCATTATATTCAGCGATGTGTTTTGCCTTACTATTTACGGGTAATTCTAACATTTGATTAAAATCGCAATCAAATAAATAGCCGTCCCAGCTAACCGATAAGGTATTGGTACACATCACATTTTGCACTGCCGCAGGATTGTAAGCTTCCACCAAAGAGTACATATAATCCTCATAATTTTCTGAAGCAATTAGATAATCTAAAAACCTACTGATCGGAAGGTTGGTGATGGCAAAAAGATGATGAAACTGAATATCAAAATCTTCCTTTAGGGCTTTCTTAAAGTCTTTTTCCATCGACGCTTGGTTGCCTGGTAAAAATGCTCCTGAAGGATTATAGACCAAATCTAGCCTTAAATCGCTCCCCGGCATTCCATAACCAATCGCATTTAAATCTTGAAGCGCTTTTATCGATTTATCAAAAACCCCATCGCCACGTTGCTTATCTGTTTTGCCTTTGGTCCAGTGTGGCATAGAGGAAATAACGTGCACATTATGACTCTTGAAAAATTCGGGTAAATCGTAATATTTCTTGTTCG
Encoded here:
- a CDS encoding Rhodanese-related sulfurtransferase, which codes for MKSSLSYTPTLNLKVLAFIFMSLLSFSSQGQDKLSQLLNVHNEHLVPYISVNELAMPKTGAIILDARETEEYNVSHIPNAVFVGYNSFEIDNLTNLLTDKDQKIVVYCTIGIRSENIANKLKKAGYYNVFNLYGGIFEWKNNDLPVLDLNEQETEKVHTFSREWEKWLKKGKSVN
- a CDS encoding radical SAM/Cys-rich domain-containing protein, giving the protein MTQKSLHKRHSDLANSNRQLEILSNGIFKSGELPKFKQKIAETGQFPLKAKKLEILQINVGYMCNQVCEHCHVDAGPDRKEIMTRDTMKQCLEVIKTTGAHTLDLTGGAPEMNPDFRWFVDEASKAGIQDFIVRSNLTIIRANKKYYDLPEFFKSHNVHVISSMPHWTKGKTDKQRGDGVFDKSIKALQDLNAIGYGMPGSDLRLDLVYNPSGAFLPGNQASMEKDFKKALKEDFDIQFHHLFAITNLPISRFLDYLIASENYEDYMYSLVEAYNPAAVQNVMCTNTLSVSWDGYLFDCDFNQMLELPVNSKAKHIAEYNEELLEGRDIVISQHCYGCTAGAGSSCQGSVT